In Panulirus ornatus isolate Po-2019 chromosome 59, ASM3632096v1, whole genome shotgun sequence, the following are encoded in one genomic region:
- the LOC139767102 gene encoding U-scoloptoxin(01)-Cw1a-like: protein MKVIIVLSALLAVAAARMAYVFSSGYEEIVGQPVQDFSCDNRQYGYYADMTNNCQIFHVCLPLVDDLGETTSVEHFSFFCPNQTVFNQESLTCTDSVDAFPCDQAATLYDLVNSEFGRIPEDNLRK, encoded by the exons ATGAAGGTCATTATCGTGCTGTCTGCTCTCCTGGCCGTGGCCGCCGCCCGGATGGCCTACGTGTTTTCCTCTGGCTACGAAGAGATCGTGGGGCAACCCGTGCAGGACTTCTCCTGCGACAACCGCCAGTACGGCTACTACGCCGACATGACAAACAATTGCCAGATCTTCCACGTCTGTCTCCCTCTGGTCGACGACCTGGGCGAG ACGACATCCGTGGAGCACTTCTCCTTCTTCTGCCCGAACCAGACGGTCTTCAATCAGGAGTCCCTCACCTGCACGGATTCCGTGGACGCCTTCCCCTGCGACCAGGCCGCCACCCTGTACGACCTCGTCAACTCCGAGTTCGGCAGGATTCCCGAGGACAACCTCCGGAAGTAG